The Thermodesulfovibrionales bacterium genomic sequence TTCCTCCAGAACTACGTTATGCTGACGCAGGGTGCAACGGACAAGGTCTTCCCCAACCTTTTCGGGTCGTCAGGCTTCAGTCTCTTCGGCGCCCGTATCACCGCTGTCCAGACGATGATCATCATCGTCTCCTGCATTATGATGGTGTCGCTCCATATGTTTGTGACGAGGACGACGATGGGAACGGCGATGCGGGCCGTCGCCCAGGACAAGGTCATGGCTTCCCTCCTCGGTATCAACATCGATGCCGTCATTTCCATGACCTTTGTCATCGGTTCCGGTCTTGCAGCGATCGCAGGCATCATGATCGCACTCTATTACGGCCTGGTAAATTATTCCATAGGATACGTGGCAGGGATCAAGGCCTTTACTGCCGCTGTCCTCGGAGGTATCGGGAGTATCCCCGGCGCAATGTTCGGCGGCCTCTTCCTGGGCTTTGTCGAGAGCATGGGTGCGAGTTACATCTCGAGCGAGTACAAGGATGCCTATGCCTTCCTGATCCTTATCGCCGTGCTCCTCATAAGGCCGGCAGGGATCCTCGGAAAGACGACTGAGGAGAAGGTCTAGAGAGATACGATGAAGGGCATGGTACAGGATAGATGAGCGCTATGAAGGGGCTAAACCAGTTCTTCTTCGTCCTCTGGTTCTCGATACTCTTTCTCCCCTTTACGGGAATAAAGGCCTCTCTCATGCTCTTCACGCTTCTCTCCAGCTGCGTCCTTTTGTTCAGGGTTTTCATGAAGTACGGAAAGGGAGTTCGCGAAGGGGTGCGCCGTTTGAGGAAACGGATGGATGGAGTGAAAATGAACCCCTCAACGCGACCCATCGTCTTCTCTCTCCTGGCTGGTTGTCTTTTCTGTCTGCCCTTCATTGCGCAAAATTATCTCCTTGATATCTCGATCCTTGCCGGCATCTACGCTATACTCGCCCTCGGACTGAATATCGTTGTCGGTTTCACCGGTCTCCTCAATCTCGGATACGTGGCATTTTATGCCCTTGGAGCATATACGTATGCACTTCTTAACGTAAAGGTGGGCCTCGGATTCTGGCAGGCCCTGCCCCTTGGTATCGGGCTGACGGGATTGGCAGGCTTCATCCTTGGCGTGCCGGCCCTGCGGTTAAAAGGTGATTACCTCGCGATCGTAACCCTGGGATTCGGCGAGATCGTCCGCCTCGTGCTGAATAACTGGGACTCCCTCACGAACGGTCCGAACGGCGTCTCAGGCATTTCTCCTCCCTATCTCTTTGGTATGCCCCTCGGCATCCTGAACAGGTATTACTACCTCGTCCTCCTGGCACTGATCGTGACCTATGGTGTCGTTGGACGTGTTCATGAATCAAAGATCGGACGGGCGTGGATAGCCATAAGGGAAGATGAGATATCAGCCTCCACCATGGGGATAAACACAACGAGATATAGACTCTATGCCCTTGTCTTCGGTTCATTGTGGGCAGGACTTGCAGGAGCGCTCTTTGCCGCAAAGATGCAGTTTGTTTCACCGGAGAGTTTTACCTTTATGGAATCTGTTCTTATCCTCTCCATGGTGATCCTCGGGGGATTGGGGAGTCTGCCCGGTGTTGTTGTCGGCGCGGTCATTCTTGTTATGCTGCCCGAAGTCCTCAGAGAGGTCCAGTCTTACCGTATGATCGCCCTCAGTGT encodes the following:
- a CDS encoding branched-chain amino acid ABC transporter permease, with amino-acid sequence MVFQQLINGLTVGAVYSLIALGYTMVYGILELINFAHGEIYMLGAYLGIIFFGFFTAAGLTAYSLPLSLLLTLVLSVLFCSAYGFTMEKIAYRPLRNAPRLSPLISAIGMSIFLQNYVMLTQGATDKVFPNLFGSSGFSLFGARITAVQTMIIIVSCIMMVSLHMFVTRTTMGTAMRAVAQDKVMASLLGINIDAVISMTFVIGSGLAAIAGIMIALYYGLVNYSIGYVAGIKAFTAAVLGGIGSIPGAMFGGLFLGFVESMGASYISSEYKDAYAFLILIAVLLIRPAGILGKTTEEKV